The segment TGGCTGTAGAGGGCTGTGGGGGCCCAGAGGGCCCACGCTGTCCTGTTCCGACAGTGAGTTGCGCTCGTCCTTCACTGGCCGTGGGGCCCCTTGCTGCATCTGACTGCAGGGGGCTGCCTGGAGGACACAGGGTGGGTGGACTGGCTCCCGCCTCTGGCCAGGCTTCAGCGACAGGTCCAGAGCCCGGTCTGACTCTCCTGGGGCCTGCCAGAGAGGAGGCCCCAGCGCTCGTGGAGGGAAGACGGCCTTgaccccagccccagggagccTGGCCTTCTGGGCAGCTGGGCAGAGCTCAGGGGTCCAGGCGTGCAGGGGGCAAAGGGGCTGGCCTGACAGCTCTGCCCCAGGGGCGGGGGTCTCCGGATGCAGCCCGTGACCCTTCTCCCTGAGCCTGCCCTTGCAGACCTTGACAATGTCGTACATGTGCAGGTAGCTGGCGGCGGCCAGGACGTCCTCGACCGGCAGGCTGCGCAGGTCCAGGCGTCCCTCGTACATGAAGTCCAGCAGACGGCCAAAAGCGGGCGCAGTGACGATGTCGCCGTTGAGCCGCACCGTGTCGCGGCTGCCCGAGGGCCGGTCCCTGTAGAAGAGATGGAAGTAGACGCTGCACGCGGCCAGCACGGCGCGGTGGGCCGGGAAGCGCGCGTCGCCCACCAACACGGTGCAGTCGCACAAGAAGCCGAGCTCGCGTTGCTGCCTCAGGCGGCCCAGCAGCCGCCCGCCGTGCTCCGGGAACTCCATGCTGCTGCCGTCATCACTTGGGCACAAACGGACGCCTGTGAGCGCGCCTGGAGACGCCGTGGCCGCCGCTGCCCCGGCCGCCCGACGCGCGTTTCCCGGTGCCGGCAGGGCGGAGAGAGGGGCGCCGGGCGCCGCGCGTAACCCTCCGCCCGGAGCCACCCTGGGCACCTGCCCCGAGCAGGAAAAACTCGATCGAAAGTAAACAGAAGCCGCTCCGCCACGGGGGCGGGTCCCGGGACGCGGGCGGAGGGGGCCCGAGCCGCGCGAACCTGCGCGCGTCCCCGTCTGGGGCTCCCCTCCCAGCCCCGGCGCCCCCGAATTTCACTCTGGGCGGCTGTCCGCCGCGTCCCCCGACGCCCGAGTCGCTACGCCGTCGCCGCCCCAGGTCCGCGCCTCCAGCTGTCGCCCGGCCCTCCAgatgccgccgccgccgccgccgctgcggGTCCCATTTATGGCAGCGCGGCCGCGGGGAGCGGGCCGGCGGGCGGGGCGGGCAGAGCCGGGCGCCCGCCCCCCGCGCTCACCTCCGCCGCCAGAGCTCCTCTCCGGCCACCGCCCGCGCCACCCGCCCTCCCCGGTGTGGCCCCGGCGCGCGGAGCTACGGACAGCGCGCCCCGGCGGGGAGGGCGCGGGGACCGGGGGGCGCCGGGCGGGGCGCACTCCAACTTGGCCGACCCGGCACCGCCCGCCACTCGCCCCGCCCCGGAGAGAGCGAAACTCGGGGCGGGGGCTGGAGGGGGCGGGCCGAGGCGACTTCCCGGAGCGGCGGAACCGCTGAGGTCACCCTCGCCGCCCTTTCCCTGTCCGCCACGCCTGACCCGGCCCTGCGCGCGGCCAGCTGGAgcgctggggtgggaggggatgtGGGACAcggcgggggaggggggctctcTCGCGATACATGCCGCCTCCGTCTCGGTGTCTCCCCCATGGAGTCCCAACTGCGCCCGTCTGCTAAGGGACCCCTTCCAAGGACCGGCATCCGGGGGCGCAGCCGGAACCCCGGCCTCCTGTCACTTCCCGCAGCGCCGGCTCTGGGATGGAGGAGGGAGGTCGTAAATTTGAAAAAGATGACACCCCTTTTCGTTGAaagccagtttttaaatttaagttaatttagCTGGGACCGTCTTCCAAACACTTAAGCCGGATCTC is part of the Rhinolophus sinicus isolate RSC01 linkage group LG03, ASM3656204v1, whole genome shotgun sequence genome and harbors:
- the ZBTB42 gene encoding zinc finger and BTB domain-containing protein 42 isoform X1; translation: MEFPEHGGRLLGRLRQQRELGFLCDCTVLVGDARFPAHRAVLAACSVYFHLFYRDRPSGSRDTVRLNGDIVTAPAFGRLLDFMYEGRLDLRSLPVEDVLAAASYLHMYDIVKVCKGRLREKGHGLHPETPAPGAELSGQPLCPLHAWTPELCPAAQKARLPGAGVKAVFPPRALGPPLWQAPGESDRALDLSLKPGQRREPVHPPCVLQAAPCSQMQQGAPRPVKDERNSLSEQDSVGPLGPHSPLQPPCVPAAKRLAGGMEPLPVSGVGSQELELDAEPGASDDELGPGGHLCTCPLCSKQFPSAHELQLHLSAHFRERDSARARLSPDGTMPTCPLCGKTFSCAYTLKRHERTHSGEKPYTCAQCGKSFQYSHNLSRHAVVHTREKPHACRWCERRFTQSGDLYRHVRKFHCGLVKSLLV
- the ZBTB42 gene encoding zinc finger and BTB domain-containing protein 42 isoform X2, translated to MEFPEHGGRLLGRLRQQRELGFLCDCTVLVGDARFPAHRAVLAACSVYFHLFYRDRPSGSRDTVRLNGDIVTAPAFGRLLDFMYEGRLDLRSLPVEDVLAAASYLHMYDIVKAPGESDRALDLSLKPGQRREPVHPPCVLQAAPCSQMQQGAPRPVKDERNSLSEQDSVGPLGPHSPLQPPCVPAAKRLAGGMEPLPVSGVGSQELELDAEPGASDDELGPGGHLCTCPLCSKQFPSAHELQLHLSAHFRERDSARARLSPDGTMPTCPLCGKTFSCAYTLKRHERTHSGEKPYTCAQCGKSFQYSHNLSRHAVVHTREKPHACRWCERRFTQSGDLYRHVRKFHCGLVKSLLV